A genomic segment from Thamnophis elegans isolate rThaEle1 chromosome 3, rThaEle1.pri, whole genome shotgun sequence encodes:
- the LOC116506081 gene encoding cysteine-rich venom protein TEL1-like, which translates to MIVFILLSLAAVLQHSFGDVNFESESPRRKEKQDEIVNMHNSLRRSVSPTASNMLRMEWYPEAASNAERWAYQCFYDHSSENSRILDGIKCGENIFMSSNARTWAEMIQSWYDENKNFVYGVGANPAGSVVGHYTQIVWYKSYRIGCAAAYCPSYPYNYFYVCQYCPAGNMEGLTATPYKSGPSCADCPSACDNGLCTNPCLRENALSNCNELKEKYSCQHDFVRTNCPATCFCQNEII; encoded by the exons aTGATTGTCTTCATCTTGCTAAGTCTTGCTGCAGTGCTGCAACATTCTTTTGGAGAT GTTAATTTTGAATCTGAGTCACccaggagaaaagaaaagcaagatgagATTGTTAACATGCACAATTCTTTGAGGAGATCAGTGAGTCCAACAGCTAGCAACATGCTAAGAATG GAATGGTATCCTGAAGCTGCTTCGAATGCAGAACGTTGGGCGTATCAGTGCTTTTATGATCACAGTTCAGAAAATTCAAGAATTCTTG ATggaataaaatgtggtgaaaataTATTCATGTCAAGTAATGCCAGGACATGGGCTGAAATGATTCAGTCTTGGTATGATGAAAACAAAAACTTCGTATATGGCGTTGGAgcaaatccagcaggttctgttGTTGGTCATTATACTCAG ATAGTTTGGTACAAAAGTTACCGTATTGGTTGTGCTGCTGCCTATTGTCCTTCATATCCCTACAACTACTTCTATGTTTGTCAGTACTGCCCAGC AGGGAACATGGAAGGTTTAACTGCTACTCCATATAAATCAGGGCCATCTTGTGCAGACTGTCCTTCGGCTTGTGACAACGGACTGTGCA caAATCCTTGCTTACGAGAGAATGCGTTAAGCAACTGCAATGAGTTAAAGGAAAAATATAGCTGCCAGCATGATTTCGTCAGGACAAACTGCCCTGCTACTTGCTTCTgccaaaatgaaataatatag